The following coding sequences lie in one Allorhizobium ampelinum S4 genomic window:
- the repC gene encoding plasmid replication protein RepC: MIDWDCDLVIRSRIAMTELSSVASFRRVTPGIAASARLAMANNVPDTTKSEIALLLKKAAPILGIDGPTYHVMDILLGLSRADDWRGSGRPIVAISNAKLAEYIMRSERTVNRCIRRLVEAGIAAYRDSSTGRRFVYRNKAGEVMAGFGIDFTPARVRADELKQAVDQYQQRLNIELAAKRDISRLSRAIEDLCTCNPSGVTTEKLELQAILGDSDGVIERAERIRQLHLQTLARLAPEYVPFDMTCEGDTGVTPDIDTNPESLSESNKMPTRSNERGIFQENGRYAAEGAFEKNPTNATVAMQDKTDGEDRDADTVQGEVLGSVSVGLLQAACPGAQAMIAQQFDSWSALGRSGERLRRMIGLSEAGWADGQKKVGPYAAAAILATVLEKSIRDPEQISKPGGYFRAMIDRAIDGRLNLERSLFGLADRGYGNP, encoded by the coding sequence TTGATTGATTGGGACTGCGATCTTGTGATCCGCAGCAGGATAGCCATGACTGAATTATCGTCAGTCGCGTCATTTCGACGCGTCACTCCCGGAATTGCTGCAAGCGCGCGTCTTGCAATGGCAAACAATGTTCCTGATACAACCAAGTCCGAAATAGCGCTGCTTTTGAAGAAGGCAGCTCCAATTTTAGGCATCGACGGCCCCACCTATCACGTCATGGATATCCTTCTTGGCCTTTCTCGGGCCGATGACTGGAGGGGCTCTGGTCGTCCGATTGTGGCGATATCGAATGCGAAGCTGGCGGAATATATAATGCGTTCAGAACGCACGGTAAATAGATGTATCCGACGGCTAGTTGAAGCTGGTATCGCGGCTTATCGAGACAGCTCAACGGGCCGACGGTTTGTATACCGCAATAAAGCTGGTGAGGTGATGGCCGGCTTTGGAATCGATTTCACACCAGCCCGAGTGAGGGCTGACGAACTAAAGCAGGCCGTTGATCAGTACCAACAACGACTGAACATCGAACTGGCAGCCAAGCGCGACATCAGCCGGTTGTCACGTGCAATCGAAGACCTTTGCACCTGTAATCCATCAGGTGTCACGACTGAAAAATTGGAACTCCAGGCGATATTGGGGGATAGCGACGGCGTTATTGAGCGGGCGGAGCGGATAAGGCAACTACACCTACAGACGTTAGCTAGGCTGGCCCCAGAATACGTTCCGTTCGATATGACATGCGAGGGTGACACCGGCGTCACTCCAGATATCGATACAAACCCAGAATCTCTCTCTGAAAGTAATAAAATGCCGACCCGCTCTAACGAGCGGGGCATTTTTCAAGAAAACGGCCGCTACGCGGCCGAAGGGGCTTTTGAAAAAAATCCTACGAATGCCACGGTTGCGATGCAAGATAAGACTGACGGCGAGGATCGTGATGCAGACACAGTCCAGGGTGAGGTTTTGGGCTCCGTGTCTGTGGGGCTCCTCCAGGCAGCCTGTCCAGGGGCCCAGGCGATGATTGCACAGCAGTTTGACAGCTGGTCTGCACTCGGTCGATCTGGGGAGAGGCTTCGCCGGATGATAGGTCTGTCCGAAGCGGGCTGGGCTGATGGTCAGAAGAAAGTTGGCCCTTACGCTGCCGCGGCGATCTTGGCGACAGTACTTGAAAAGTCAATTCGTGACCCTGAGCAGATTTCTAAACCTGGCGGCTATTTCCGAGCAATGATTGATCGAGCCATTGATGGTCGACTGAATTTGGAGCGCAGTCTTTTTGGGCTTGCCGACCGCGGGTATGGTAATCCCTAG
- a CDS encoding IS630 family transposase, translated as MVGRQAGFVALSDEDRNFLESQVRRHKAPRSLSDRCRIVLLCAQGLQSKDVAERLGVHEHTVGKWRRRFVQGGIDGLTDEYRAGRPRTVSDVQVAEVVERTLNTTPKDATHWSIRSMAADRGLSHTIIRRIWTAFGLQPHRSETFKLSSDPLFVDKVQDIVGLYMSPPDRAVVLCVDEKSQIQALDREQPVLPMAPGIAEQRRTHTYVRNGTTSLFAALDVATGAVIGQCYKRHRATEFLDFLKRIDAEMPKGPDVHLVMDNYATHKTPRIKAWLARRPHWHVHFTPTSASWINQVERWFAELMRKQLQRGVHRSTAELEADIDAFIATHNENPKPYRWVKSAGQILASVKRFCQKTMSRTSDSGD; from the coding sequence ATGGTCGGCAGGCAAGCGGGCTTTGTCGCTCTGAGCGACGAGGATAGAAATTTTCTTGAGTCTCAGGTGCGTCGGCACAAGGCGCCGCGCTCGCTGTCGGATCGATGCCGGATAGTTTTGCTGTGCGCGCAGGGCTTGCAGAGCAAAGATGTTGCCGAACGCCTTGGCGTCCACGAGCACACGGTTGGCAAGTGGCGCCGCAGGTTCGTGCAGGGTGGCATTGACGGGCTGACCGACGAATATCGCGCAGGTCGGCCACGAACCGTCTCTGACGTCCAGGTAGCTGAGGTCGTCGAACGGACATTGAACACCACCCCGAAGGATGCCACGCACTGGTCTATCCGTTCGATGGCAGCCGACCGCGGGCTGTCGCACACCATCATCCGTCGGATATGGACCGCGTTTGGTTTGCAGCCGCATCGTTCGGAGACATTCAAGCTGTCTTCCGATCCCCTGTTCGTTGATAAGGTGCAAGACATAGTCGGCCTTTACATGTCGCCACCTGATCGGGCAGTCGTGCTATGCGTGGATGAGAAATCGCAAATCCAGGCACTGGATCGCGAGCAGCCGGTTCTGCCCATGGCGCCGGGCATCGCCGAGCAGCGGCGCACCCATACCTATGTCCGCAACGGCACGACATCCCTGTTCGCCGCGCTCGACGTTGCGACTGGCGCGGTAATCGGCCAGTGCTACAAACGTCACAGGGCGACCGAATTTCTCGACTTCTTGAAGCGGATTGACGCCGAGATGCCCAAGGGGCCGGACGTGCATTTGGTGATGGACAACTATGCGACCCACAAGACGCCGAGGATCAAGGCCTGGCTCGCACGCCGCCCGCATTGGCATGTTCACTTCACGCCAACGTCAGCCTCCTGGATCAATCAAGTCGAGCGGTGGTTTGCAGAGCTGATGCGCAAGCAATTGCAACGCGGTGTCCATCGTTCCACCGCCGAACTGGAAGCCGACATCGACGCGTTTATCGCAACGCACAACGAGAATCCCAAGCCATACAGATGGGTGAAATCCGCCGGCCAAATCCTCGCCTCCGTCAAGCGATTCTGCCAAAAAACAATGAGCCGAACTTCAGATTCCGGTGACTAG
- a CDS encoding IS5/IS1182 family transposase: protein MLTKMTEADWAVALEVFRASLPRRGDKGRDDRLFLEALHYFSVNNITWRGLPERYGHWNSVWKRFSRLSKAGVFEIFFEHLGSLSTSADLVQMFDSTVVRAHVSAAGAKGGNMAKRLAARKAASRPKST from the coding sequence ATGCTGACGAAGATGACAGAAGCGGACTGGGCGGTCGCACTTGAGGTTTTCCGCGCCTCGCTTCCGCGGCGGGGCGACAAGGGTCGAGATGACCGGCTGTTTTTGGAGGCCCTGCACTATTTCTCCGTCAACAATATCACCTGGCGCGGTCTGCCGGAGCGCTATGGACATTGGAACAGTGTCTGGAAGCGCTTTTCCCGATTGAGCAAGGCGGGTGTTTTTGAGATTTTCTTCGAGCACCTTGGCAGCCTGAGCACGTCGGCCGATCTGGTTCAGATGTTCGACAGCACCGTGGTGCGCGCGCATGTTTCGGCAGCAGGAGCAAAAGGGGGCAATATGGCCAAGCGCTTGGCCGCTCGCAAGGCGGCTTCTCGACCAAAATCCACCTGA